Within the Geoalkalibacter sp. genome, the region GAGAGGGGGAGTGAACGAATTCGCGGCCCTCAAGATAGATGCCGACATGGTCGATGCGCTGGCCGCGGGTGCGGAAGAACAGCAGGTCGCCGGGCTGAAGTTCCTTGAGATCGACGGGGTCGACCACCTTCATCTGGCTGGCGGCGCCATGGGGCAGTTCCACCCCGACCTGGGCAAAAGCGAAACGTACCAGACCGCTGCAATCGAAACCGCCGGGGCCGGTGCCGCCACGCCGATAGGGCACGCCGATCTGCTCCAGGGCCGCTTCCAGGGCGGCGGCGCTGAGCAGTTGGAAACGCGGCGGCTCGGGTTCGGCCTCCTTGAGCGGGTGAACCTCGCACAGGGCCGGGGGGGCGGGCAGATCGGTGAAGCGCGGGCGGCTCTTGATGTTGGGCGCGGCGGGGGACGCCGCAGCCGGCGGCGCGGGAAGTTCCGGGCCGCTGAGCACCAGGGCCGCCGGCTGGGAAACGGAATCGGCGGAAAAATCCACTTGCGGCGGCCGCGCGCAACCCAGCACCGCCAGCAGGGCGGCGGCGCCTGCGAGAGTCAGCAAGGGAAAGATACGCGATGAATTCAGGAGCATGGACACAATCCGTTCCGGGAAAATGACAGATTCGAGGAACAGGTCTTTTTATCCCAATCGCGCCGCCGAGGCAAGAGGGAATTCGAATTCCCCCCTTTCTTGATGCGCCGGGCGTCCCGAGAGGGTATAATCGACCAGTACGGTCTTCAATTATCCCGAGGCATGCCCGCGGAAAGGATTCAAGCCATGCAAAAACTGCTTCTCGGTCTTCTCGGCGTTGTTTTTCTGGTGGTTGTCGCACCGACCCTGATGTTCGCCATGCTGGCCCCGACCGCCATGGGAACCATTCTTGTCTCCTGGAGCGTGGTGGTGGCGGTGGTGGCGGTCATCGGCTCGGGCATCTGGTTGATCACGGGACGTGCGACCCGCGTGCTCTGAGGGGCGGCGCGGGTTCCGGTCGAAGAATTGATGGCGAAGCGATGCGATTGAGATTTCTCTTGGTGTTGTTTGTTTGGGCCGGCTTGGCGGGTGTGGCCGCGGCTTCCCCCGGGGATGAGGCGCAGGTGCGCGAAGTCCTGCGGCTGCGTCTGGAAAGCGCGGGTCTTCCCGCGCAGTTGAGCGCCGCCGGGGAGGCCATTCTTGCAACGAGCGCGCTCCCCGAGTTTTATGTGCGGCGGATCTATCAGCCGGCCTGGAGCCGTCAGGGACAACCCTCGGTCGCGGCCGAGGCGATGCTCGCGGCGATCGAAGACAGCCGCCTGCAGGGTCTTGAGCCCGAGCACTATCACCGCACCGCCATTCATTCGACACGCGCCGCCCTTCGGGATGAAACCCTCGACGCGGAGCGGCGCCTGCTGCTGCTGGCCGATTTCGACCTGCTGCTCACCGACGCCTTCCTGATGCTCGCCTCTCACTACCAGCAGGGCCGGATCAATCCCGAAACCATCGATCCGGAATGGCGCGCCCGTCGTGGAGGCGCCGATCCCCTGCCGGTGCTGGAAGCCGCGTTGCTCTCCGGGCAGATCGGCGCCACCCTGGAAGGATTGCTGCCCCAGGCCCCCGAATATGCCGGTTTGCGCGCCGCCCTGCTCGAATACCGCGCCCGCGCCGCGCGGGGCGAGTGGCCGCAGGTGCCGGCCGGGCCGACCCTGCGGCCCGGGCAGAGCCAGGAGCGGGTGCCCCTTCTGCGCGCGCGCCTGCTCGCCGGCGGCGATCTGGCCGAGGTTCTTGCCGAGGAGGCGAACAGCGAGGTTTTCGATGCCGATCTGGTGGCGGCGGTGCGCGCCTTTCAGTCGCGCCACGGGCTCAATCCCGACGGCGTCGTCGGCCCGGCGACCCTGGCGGCGCTCAACGTGCCTCTCGCCGAACGGGTCCGGCAGATCGAGATCAACCTGGAGCGCTGGCGCTGGCTGCCGCGCGATCTGGGGGATCGCTACATCCTGGTCAACATCGCCGCATTTCAGGTCGAGTTGGTGGAGCAGGGCCGCTCGGTCCTCGACATGCGCGCCGTGGTCGGCAGGCTCTACCGGCGCACCCCGGTGTTCAGCGGCTCCATGACCTATCTGGTGCTCAATCCCAACTGGCAGGTGCCGCACAAGCTGGCGGTGGAGGATATTCTTCCTCAGGTGCAAAAAGACCCCGGCTATCTGTCGCGCCAGGGCTTTCGGGTGTTTCGCGGCTGGGGCAGCGAGGCGATCGAGATCAACCCCGCCGAGGTCGACTGGAAGCGCCTGACCAAGCGCAGCTTTCCCTACAATCTGCGCCAGGAACCGGGGCCGGCCAACGCCTTGGGGCGCATCAAATTCATGTTTCCCAATCCCCATGACGTCTATCTGCACGACACGCCGGCGCGCGAGTTGTTCCGCAAGGAATCCCGCGCCTTCAGCTCGGGCTGCATCCGCATCGAAAAGCCCATGGAACTGGCCTTGCGGCTGCTTGCCGGAACGCCTCTCGGCGAACCCGAGGCGCTGGCGGCGGCCCTTGAGCGACCCGGACCGCGCACCGTGCGCCTGCCTCAGGCGGTGCCGGTGCACCTGCTCTACTGGACGGCCTGGGTCGATGGTGAAGGGCAGCTGCAACTACGACCCGACGTTTATGAACGCGATGAGTTGCTCGGCCAGGCTCTGCAGGAGGCGCCGCCTCAGCCGACCCGCACCACCTCGTAGCGCTCGCGCAGTTCGCGGCCGAGCAGCCCGAAGCCGCAGCGGTCGCCCACCGTTTCCACCGCCAGGATCAGGTCGGGATTGTCGAAGTCGATACGGCCCGGCGTGCCGTTGGCCTTGAGTTGCGCCAGCAGAAAAGCGTCGATGTCACGTTCGATGTCTGGGGAAATGATTTCGCCCTTGTGGCCGCGCCGCTCCAGCCGCGCATGGAAACTGAGCCCGGCGAAACGCTCGACGAAGGGACCGATATTCTCGCGCAGCTGAATGAAAAATTCCTCCACCTCGAAGCTGAACACCCGCTCCAGGGGAATGATGCGCCCGAGATCCTGAAAGGCATAGAATTTTTTTTCCCGCTCGCGGCGGATGGTTTCCAGCATCGCCCGGGGATCCTTCACCTGGCCCAGGGCGACGCCGAGAAACTCGGTGCGGCGGAATTCACCGAAGGGCGCGAGATCTTCAAGCATGTGACGGTAGCGGCCGGCATGGGCCATGGTGGCGACGACGTTGAAGGTCCACATCGCGGTCTGCCTCCTCGCGGAACGGTTCACTGCACTGGGCCTTCAGCAATCCTTGTTTCATTATAAACCCGATTCGCGCCTTTGATAACCGCTTCGCCCTTCTCTTCCCGTCTCCCCAAAAAAAAGCAGGCGACCCGTCGGGCGCCCGCTTTTTTGCTGTGATCGTCAATGCACGGTTCGCTCAGGCGGAACGCCGGTAAACCTCCTGGTGGTAATCGCGCAGCGTGGCGATGTGCTTTTCGTCCTCGCGCGCGAGCAGTTGCAGACGCTCCCTGAGCTTGGGGTCGGTGAATTCGAGGGCCGCGCTCACATGCACCTGCATGAAGTCCTCCTCCATGGCGATGGCTTGCAGCAACACGTCTTCCTCGCCGAGGCACGCGGTTTCAATGTTGCGCAGCAGGCTCTGCGCCTTGAGCAGCAACAGATCGAGGCGGATCTTGGACGGCTTGATCGCGGCGACGCCGCCTTGCGCAAGCAGCAATCGGGCAAAGCGGATCTGGGTGACGTGATCGGCTTCGTCCTTGGCCATCTGCAGCATCAGGCCGCGCAACCGGTCGTTGCCTTTTACGGTATCGGCCATGCGTCGATAGATCAGACTCATGGTGCTTTCAATCTCGACGCAGGTGTCAAAAAACTCATCCATGGGACACTCCTGGCGGCAGGGTAAAATTAGAGGCATTTTATCCCCCTTCCTTCGCCAGGGCAAGAAGATTCGCCGCGGCGGACCATTTAGCGCGCGGCGACCAGCGCGGCGCCCAGATAGGCGCGGGCTTTCTCGCCCAGCTGCGCGGCCGGCACCTCCATTTCGAGAGCCGGCTGGTCTTCTTCGCCGTCGACATAACCAAAGAGGCTGATGCAGCGCCAGTCGCGGCCGTCAAGCTCATGGGCCGGCATCTCATGCCACTCCTCGGGCATCCGCCCGGCCAGGGCCGCGGCGACGTCCGTGGCGAAGTCCCGACCGGGACGGGTTCCGACGTCCCTGAACACATGGTTGCCGGGCAGCCTGACAGCCAACTCGTCGAATTGGTCGGCATAGAGCTCGGCGTTGACGTTGAAGCTGATGCGGTCTTTCATGGAGCGCTCTCCTTTCTTGACTCTCTCCTCATTATAGCCCGGAGAGGTCCGCGTGCGGGAGGTCGGCTCAGGGGACGGGGCGTAGTTGCACGCGGGTGGAGAACTGGCGGCGCGGTCGACCGTCGGCGGGCGGAGTGAAGGAGGCGCCCGAGGGCAAGCGAAAGCTGCGGCGGGCCGCCGCCGCGCTTTCCATCGGAGCATCGAAGGGGGCGATGAGGGTCAGCTCGATGCCCTGGATACGACTCAGTTCGCTTGCCTCAGGGCGGCCGAGGCGGCGACCGTCGTCCAGGAGGTAGGAAAATTCCAGCAGATCGAGGCCGCCGCACAGCACCCGGGCGAAACCGCCGTCGTTGCGCACCAGGTTGCCCGCGGAAAAGACATAGGTGACGGCGGGCACCAGAGCCTGGTCGCTCTCCTCGGCCGCAGGAGGAAGCTGAAAGCGCAGGTAGGCGGGACCGGCACCGAGCAGGGCCGCAGCGGGTGCCTTGGTGGTCGCGGACTGGTTCAGGGCGCGCAATTCGCCGGCCAAAAGCTCCAGGGCGTGGCGTACCTCGGGGCGGGTCTCCCCGGCAAGGGGCGCCGAGGGGCGCGGGTGCTCGGGACGCGCCGTGAAATACAGCGCCACGCCCAACAGCACGCCCATCAGGGAGAGTCCGCGCAGCAGGTTGCGCACCGTGACACCGGCCTGATTGTTCAGATAGGAGGTCATGCAAGGCTCCGCGAGCGGTTTTCGCGAAACTTCGCAGCAAGTTCCGCGCCAATCGAGGGAGGTCTTCGCGGATCAATCCACTTCGCGCCAGGCGCGCAGGCTCAGGGCCGGAGCGGCCAGTTCCGGCTGGACGAAATGCAGGGGGGCGGTGCTGGTCGAAGCGAAGAGTCCGGCCGGACGTCCCCGCCGGGCAAAGATCCAGCGCAGGCCCGCGGGCGCGCCGTCCGGGAGCCTGACGGCGCCTGGCCCGCAAGAGAGCTCGTCGCCGCCGGAGTCGCGCAGAACCTTTCGGGATCCCTGCCGGGCCGGAACGCCCAGATCGTGGCGCAGGGCATGAAGCCGCGCCTCGGCGCCCAGGGAGCAGGGCGCGGCACTGGGCATGAGGGTCGGAAAAAACAGAGTGCCGGCGACCACCAGCGGCACTCCGGCAAGACGCTCGGCGGGCCTGCTGCCGTCGCTTTGCAGGCGGATGTACCAGCCGTTTTTTTCGAGCAGCGCGCGCCGCGCCGATTCCAGGGACCGGTCAATGGCCGCCTCGTCGGCAAAATCCGTCACCTCGACCAGATCCTCGGCGCTTCGGGTTCGCTCCTCGGGCGCGGCGAAGGGGTGAGCGCCGCCGCCCCGACGCGGTTCGATGAGGCCGTATACGGCGTTGCCCCGGCCATCGGCATGATCGGCCTCCTTGAGATAGCGGCCCGTGCCGAAATAGATGCGCAAATCACCGCGCCCATCGAAGGCGAGGGTCGGCCGGTGGACGATGGGCGGCCCGCCGGTGTGGAAACGCGGGCGGCTGCGCCAGTGACCCGCGTCGGCATCGTAGAAGAACTTCCACAGAGTGCCCTCGCTGTCGCCGGCGTAGAGCAGATCCAGGGCGCCGTCGCCATCCGTGTCCAGGGCCACCGGCTCGGAGAGGGCATAGGTGGTGCCCGCGCCCGGGCGGGAGGCGGTTTCCAGCAGGGTTTCGCCGGCCGCGCCCAGGGGCAGGGAGCTGCCGTCGCTCAGGGCCAGGGCGCGCAGGCCGCCGGGGTGATCATCGTCGCGCAACCCGCTGGTGACCAGGGCCGCCCAGCGCTTGAGCGGCGGCAAGGGACCGAGGATCGGCCGCGTGCCGGTGCGCGCGCCGGCGAAAGGTTCAACTTCCCAGAGCGGCGCGGGCGCCGCGGGGTCGGTGACATCAAGGGCGAAATAGCCCGGGCCGCCCAGCCCGGCGCCGCCGACCAGCACCGTGCGCCAGCCCTCGACGCCCCTGCCCCAGGCAGGATCCTCGGCATCGGCGGCAACGGGCGCAAGATCCAGCAGGTACGGATGGGCGGCATTTGGCGCTTGCGCCAGGGTCCTCGGCAAGGCGGCGGGTACAAAGGCCCAGGCTTCGCTGCCGGCCGGGGCATCGCCTTCCCCGGCGGCGCGCAGGGCATGCAGCAGGCCGTCGTTGGCGGCGACATAGATCCGGGTCGGCCGCTTCTGCCAGCGGCGGCGAAAGCTCTGATAGGCGGCGTCGAGGTGACCGGCCCGCGGGGCACCGATGACCAGGGGCGCGGCATGGATGATGGCGCCCAGGGGCCGCTTACGCAATGCGTCGAGACCCGCCGCCTCGGGCGCGGTGGTGATTAGGCGACGCTGCTCGGGGGCGGCGGCCTCCAGGAGTCGAGCCGCCGACCAGAGGGCGGGAATGGGCCCTTCCCCCTCATCGGACAGGGGCAGGACATAGGCTGCGAGATCGCCCCGACCACTCAAGGGGGCGAAGCCGGTCTGCAAGAGCACCTCGGACTGGTCGTCCCGGGTGAGGATGGTCGGGATCGTGCCGGAGACCCAGGGGTGCAAAAAATCCGCAAGGATCGCGTCGAACCTGAAAAACAGCTCCAGCGGATCCTCGCCGGGCGCTTGCGGCTCCGCTGGATCATCCCCGACGGAAAGAAGGTGCAGTCGCGGCGCGCCGGGTTCGCCGTTTTGTCCCGCCAGCCGCTGGCGCAACCAGTCGCGAAGCTGTGCGGGAAGATGCTCGGCGGGCCCGGAGAAGATCAGGTGGAGGTCGGCGCAACCGTTGATGTCCAGGCGTTGCCCGTGGGTCGAGGGGGGCGGGTTCAGCGGGTGGGTCCAGGAACTCAGCGCGCGGCGCAGCTCCGCGAGGGATCCGTCAAGCGGCGCGAGGATCAGGTCGGGCGGCGGCCAGGAGGCTTCCTCGGCGGCGCTGCGCATGAGACCAAAGCGCACCCCGAGGGGCGCGTAGCGATCCACCAGGGCGAGCAGGGACCGGCGCGCGAGATCCCAGGGGCTGTGTTCGGCCGCGGCTGGGATGTCCGCCATGGCGGCCCGGTCGTCGAGAATCAGCAAAACCTGGGGCGCGGGCCGGATCTTCGCCCAGGGCGGCAGTTCCGGGTGCCAGGTTTCGCCGCCGGCGCGCGCGGCCGGCCCCAGGCAGAGCAGCAAGGTCAGCCGCAGGATCAGAGCGCTCATCTCAGTAGCCCTCGCGCGGCAAGATGCGCCCGGCTTCGGCTTCGATGCGCGCCTGGGTGTTGCGCGCCGCGAAGCCGGTGGCGGCCAGGCGGTAGTCGAAGCGCTGAAAGTCCGTGCTGTAGAGGG harbors:
- a CDS encoding C40 family peptidase, which produces MLLNSSRIFPLLTLAGAAALLAVLGCARPPQVDFSADSVSQPAALVLSGPELPAPPAAASPAAPNIKSRPRFTDLPAPPALCEVHPLKEAEPEPPRFQLLSAAALEAALEQIGVPYRRGGTGPGGFDCSGLVRFAFAQVGVELPHGAASQMKVVDPVDLKELQPGDLLFFRTRGQRIDHVGIYLEGREFVHSPSPGKRVSIANLNDAYWKKRLVGAGRINENL
- a CDS encoding L,D-transpeptidase family protein, whose amino-acid sequence is MLFVWAGLAGVAAASPGDEAQVREVLRLRLESAGLPAQLSAAGEAILATSALPEFYVRRIYQPAWSRQGQPSVAAEAMLAAIEDSRLQGLEPEHYHRTAIHSTRAALRDETLDAERRLLLLADFDLLLTDAFLMLASHYQQGRINPETIDPEWRARRGGADPLPVLEAALLSGQIGATLEGLLPQAPEYAGLRAALLEYRARAARGEWPQVPAGPTLRPGQSQERVPLLRARLLAGGDLAEVLAEEANSEVFDADLVAAVRAFQSRHGLNPDGVVGPATLAALNVPLAERVRQIEINLERWRWLPRDLGDRYILVNIAAFQVELVEQGRSVLDMRAVVGRLYRRTPVFSGSMTYLVLNPNWQVPHKLAVEDILPQVQKDPGYLSRQGFRVFRGWGSEAIEINPAEVDWKRLTKRSFPYNLRQEPGPANALGRIKFMFPNPHDVYLHDTPARELFRKESRAFSSGCIRIEKPMELALRLLAGTPLGEPEALAAALERPGPRTVRLPQAVPVHLLYWTAWVDGEGQLQLRPDVYERDELLGQALQEAPPQPTRTTS
- a CDS encoding THUMP domain-containing protein, yielding MWTFNVVATMAHAGRYRHMLEDLAPFGEFRRTEFLGVALGQVKDPRAMLETIRREREKKFYAFQDLGRIIPLERVFSFEVEEFFIQLRENIGPFVERFAGLSFHARLERRGHKGEIISPDIERDIDAFLLAQLKANGTPGRIDFDNPDLILAVETVGDRCGFGLLGRELRERYEVVRVG
- a CDS encoding ferritin family protein, coding for MDEFFDTCVEIESTMSLIYRRMADTVKGNDRLRGLMLQMAKDEADHVTQIRFARLLLAQGGVAAIKPSKIRLDLLLLKAQSLLRNIETACLGEEDVLLQAIAMEEDFMQVHVSAALEFTDPKLRERLQLLAREDEKHIATLRDYHQEVYRRSA
- a CDS encoding pilus assembly protein; translation: MSALILRLTLLLCLGPAARAGGETWHPELPPWAKIRPAPQVLLILDDRAAMADIPAAAEHSPWDLARRSLLALVDRYAPLGVRFGLMRSAAEEASWPPPDLILAPLDGSLAELRRALSSWTHPLNPPPSTHGQRLDINGCADLHLIFSGPAEHLPAQLRDWLRQRLAGQNGEPGAPRLHLLSVGDDPAEPQAPGEDPLELFFRFDAILADFLHPWVSGTIPTILTRDDQSEVLLQTGFAPLSGRGDLAAYVLPLSDEGEGPIPALWSAARLLEAAAPEQRRLITTAPEAAGLDALRKRPLGAIIHAAPLVIGAPRAGHLDAAYQSFRRRWQKRPTRIYVAANDGLLHALRAAGEGDAPAGSEAWAFVPAALPRTLAQAPNAAHPYLLDLAPVAADAEDPAWGRGVEGWRTVLVGGAGLGGPGYFALDVTDPAAPAPLWEVEPFAGARTGTRPILGPLPPLKRWAALVTSGLRDDDHPGGLRALALSDGSSLPLGAAGETLLETASRPGAGTTYALSEPVALDTDGDGALDLLYAGDSEGTLWKFFYDADAGHWRSRPRFHTGGPPIVHRPTLAFDGRGDLRIYFGTGRYLKEADHADGRGNAVYGLIEPRRGGGAHPFAAPEERTRSAEDLVEVTDFADEAAIDRSLESARRALLEKNGWYIRLQSDGSRPAERLAGVPLVVAGTLFFPTLMPSAAPCSLGAEARLHALRHDLGVPARQGSRKVLRDSGGDELSCGPGAVRLPDGAPAGLRWIFARRGRPAGLFASTSTAPLHFVQPELAAPALSLRAWREVD